One Parcubacteria group bacterium DNA window includes the following coding sequences:
- a CDS encoding isochorismatase family protein: protein MADKALILVDVQNDFCPGGSLAVPRGDEVVPPLNRMIMFAVAQGWDIVASRDWHPRQTKHFAEFGGIWPVHCVQGTPGAEFHSGLHLSMSYSQFQVVSKGLGDADDYSAFDSGMKPEAKHLYVGGLATDYCVLATVRRALELGYEVTLLTDASRAVDLKPGDGERAIAEMQAAGAVLATTEEVMA from the coding sequence ATGGCGGACAAGGCACTCATACTTGTCGATGTGCAGAACGATTTTTGCCCAGGTGGCTCACTTGCTGTTCCTCGTGGCGATGAAGTGGTTCCGCCGCTCAATCGCATGATTATGTTCGCGGTTGCGCAGGGTTGGGATATCGTCGCCTCCCGCGATTGGCATCCGAGGCAGACCAAGCACTTTGCGGAGTTTGGCGGCATCTGGCCGGTACACTGCGTGCAGGGAACACCTGGTGCTGAATTCCATTCTGGTCTACACCTGTCCATGAGCTACTCGCAGTTCCAAGTTGTTTCCAAGGGACTTGGTGATGCGGACGATTATTCTGCCTTTGACAGCGGCATGAAGCCAGAAGCGAAGCATCTCTACGTTGGCGGACTAGCCACTGACTATTGTGTTCTCGCTACGGTGAGAAGGGCGCTCGAGCTCGGGTATGAAGTGACCTTGCTCACTGATGCGTCTCGGGCTGTGGACCTGAAGCCCGGTGATGGTGAGCGTGCTATTGCGGAGATGCAGGCTGCCGGAGCCGTGCTCGCGACTACCGAAGAAGTGATGGCTTGA
- the nadE gene encoding NAD(+) synthase — protein sequence MRLIKIGIGNINTTVGAFVSNTDLLLQRGREMAEAECTVGCFQELSIGGYPAEDLVQWRHFVSGQWEALNRFAKATTSFGLGFPTVFVIGVVVSFEGQLYNAAAVVSRGKIWGIVPKEKLPTYGVFYEGRVFAPGTPHLSGKVDWIPFGDLIFKTSFGTFAVEVCEDMWSPDGPMRRRSMSGAELVVNISASPFRVGVLETRREMIATRAADNQVTVVYANHIGGNDALVFDGGGFVNQNGTMLCEVPRWKEGVTTQVVDLDRTARLRTENTTWRTDREHYFKTNQRVKEVEILGAPQPNQPLYQYPVPKSKNFFIPDFDSENRRERHFEDLIQAMIMGLDYFDKTKAFQRIGIALSGGKDSALTLIIAWLYALKKFGGDRERARAFIHCFSMPTRFNSEGTKTIASELARELDVTFKEVSIAEAFERECEAAKAMLAEGEELSPTTIQNIQARIRATRMWNWANSVGGLFLQTGNMSEKAVGYTTIGGDLSGGYSLIGNLPKTVVIELLRYMKESFGLVSLGALLETKASAELAPNQFDEDDLMPFPVLDACFALFAGEKLSPKELYLVLRSMWSDEELEAMAPRYKEGMLKEWVKRFVKLFSQSIFKWVQAPQAVHLGTLDLDRERALQLPVVHSNEWLEESLKEIDVLL from the coding sequence ATGCGACTCATCAAAATCGGCATCGGAAACATAAATACCACCGTAGGAGCGTTCGTGTCGAATACCGACCTGCTCCTACAAAGGGGGAGGGAGATGGCAGAGGCGGAATGCACCGTCGGGTGCTTCCAGGAGCTCTCCATCGGTGGTTATCCGGCCGAGGATTTGGTGCAGTGGCGGCATTTTGTCTCTGGACAATGGGAAGCCCTCAATAGATTTGCCAAAGCAACGACGAGTTTTGGTTTGGGGTTTCCCACCGTGTTCGTCATCGGCGTGGTTGTCTCTTTCGAGGGGCAGCTCTACAACGCTGCGGCAGTCGTTTCCCGCGGGAAGATATGGGGCATTGTCCCGAAAGAAAAGCTTCCCACCTATGGGGTGTTCTACGAGGGCAGAGTGTTTGCACCGGGGACACCGCATCTTTCGGGCAAAGTCGACTGGATTCCTTTTGGCGACCTCATCTTCAAAACCTCCTTTGGCACATTTGCCGTCGAGGTGTGCGAGGATATGTGGTCTCCTGATGGCCCCATGCGTCGGCGTTCGATGTCGGGCGCAGAGCTTGTCGTCAATATTTCCGCATCCCCGTTTCGCGTTGGTGTACTCGAAACACGCCGCGAGATGATCGCGACGCGTGCCGCGGACAACCAAGTGACCGTGGTGTATGCGAACCACATTGGCGGCAACGACGCGCTTGTCTTTGACGGTGGTGGTTTTGTAAACCAAAACGGGACTATGCTCTGCGAGGTGCCGCGATGGAAAGAGGGGGTTACGACCCAGGTTGTTGACCTCGACAGGACAGCACGTCTACGCACCGAGAATACGACATGGCGCACTGACCGAGAGCACTACTTCAAGACGAATCAGAGGGTCAAAGAAGTAGAGATCCTCGGTGCTCCGCAGCCGAACCAACCTTTGTACCAGTATCCTGTACCCAAAAGCAAGAATTTCTTCATCCCTGATTTTGATTCGGAAAATCGTCGCGAAAGACATTTCGAAGATTTGATCCAGGCGATGATCATGGGTCTCGATTATTTCGACAAGACGAAGGCGTTTCAGAGGATTGGCATTGCGCTCTCCGGTGGCAAGGATTCTGCGTTGACGCTCATCATCGCATGGCTCTATGCCCTTAAGAAATTTGGTGGCGACAGAGAACGTGCACGCGCGTTCATTCACTGTTTTAGCATGCCCACACGGTTTAATTCGGAGGGCACGAAGACGATCGCCTCTGAACTTGCGCGAGAGCTCGATGTGACATTCAAGGAAGTTTCCATTGCCGAAGCATTTGAGCGCGAGTGTGAGGCGGCAAAGGCGATGCTTGCTGAAGGAGAGGAACTCTCTCCCACAACAATCCAAAACATCCAGGCAAGAATTCGTGCCACGAGGATGTGGAATTGGGCAAACAGTGTAGGCGGTCTCTTTCTTCAGACGGGGAATATGTCAGAGAAGGCGGTCGGGTACACCACGATTGGAGGGGATCTTTCGGGTGGGTATTCTCTCATCGGGAACCTCCCAAAGACGGTGGTCATCGAACTTCTTCGCTATATGAAAGAGAGCTTCGGTCTCGTCTCGCTCGGAGCACTCCTTGAGACGAAGGCCTCTGCCGAGCTTGCTCCTAATCAATTCGACGAAGATGATTTGATGCCATTCCCAGTTCTCGATGCGTGTTTCGCGCTCTTTGCGGGGGAAAAGCTTTCACCGAAAGAGCTTTATCTCGTACTTCGCTCCATGTGGAGTGATGAAGAGTTGGAGGCGATGGCTCCGCGCTACAAAGAGGGCATGCTTAAGGAGTGGGTCAAGCGGTTTGTAAAGCTCTTTAGCCAGTCGATCTTCAAGTGGGTGCAAGCACCACAGGCGGTGCACCTTGGCACGCTTGACCTCGATCGCGAACGTGCGCTCCAGCTCCCCGTAGTGCATTCAAACGAATGGCTCGAGGAGTCGCTTAAAGAGATTGATGTTCTTTTGTAA
- a CDS encoding nicotinate phosphoribosyltransferase codes for MNLRLEYFETADQELALRRESLADIDFYKYTMGQWILENGLGGTEVTFELIVRDPNIKLAQVIPENELREALDRKRDLRHLPVEIKFLRDMQADGKNVFGERYLQFLERFQLPPYELKREGDQYHLTFTGKWIEVTMWETIALAVISELYYTKLGEGHLTTDEYVAMLKKASDKLYRKLDRIAQYPGIRFSDFCQRRRNSFMWQKFAVGVAKSALPKQFIGTSNTWMAMHHNVPVVGTMAHEIFMVLAALARSGGDLRDSQYRVLARWMELYGPKFRVFLADTYRTPEFLKHAPAWIAHHYSGMRLDSGNLAHNGHLYIDWLKGHGVDPMERFVVPSDGLDDEDMIRLHLEFQDKIDHFFGWGTLFGNDFRDCAPPSLIGFRPFSVVCKVTRVAGRHAVKLSDNRGKETGPKIEVDRYKGTFGIQDVNTQPIV; via the coding sequence ATGAACCTACGGCTCGAATATTTTGAGACAGCGGATCAGGAACTTGCTCTTCGGCGTGAGTCACTGGCGGACATCGATTTTTACAAATACACGATGGGCCAGTGGATCCTTGAAAATGGCCTCGGCGGGACCGAAGTAACGTTTGAGCTTATTGTCCGCGATCCCAATATCAAGCTTGCCCAAGTCATTCCCGAAAACGAGCTCCGTGAAGCTCTTGATCGCAAACGTGATCTTCGGCACTTGCCCGTTGAGATCAAGTTTCTCCGCGACATGCAGGCAGATGGCAAAAACGTTTTTGGGGAGAGATATCTCCAATTCCTTGAACGGTTCCAGCTCCCACCCTATGAGCTAAAGAGGGAAGGAGATCAGTATCACCTCACTTTCACCGGCAAGTGGATTGAGGTCACCATGTGGGAAACGATTGCGCTCGCAGTTATCTCTGAGCTTTACTACACAAAGTTGGGAGAGGGGCATCTCACTACCGATGAATATGTGGCGATGCTCAAGAAAGCGAGCGACAAGTTGTATCGGAAATTAGACAGGATTGCACAGTACCCAGGCATACGCTTCAGTGATTTTTGCCAGCGTCGTCGGAATAGCTTTATGTGGCAGAAGTTTGCAGTGGGAGTCGCGAAAAGCGCTCTCCCGAAGCAGTTTATCGGGACTTCAAACACCTGGATGGCGATGCATCATAACGTTCCAGTAGTGGGAACCATGGCTCACGAAATATTCATGGTGCTTGCTGCTCTCGCGCGCTCTGGCGGAGACCTCCGCGACTCACAATACCGAGTATTGGCGCGTTGGATGGAACTTTATGGACCCAAATTCCGCGTATTCCTGGCGGACACGTATAGAACACCTGAATTTTTGAAGCACGCCCCAGCTTGGATTGCCCACCATTATAGCGGCATGCGCCTCGATTCGGGTAATCTGGCACACAATGGGCATCTCTATATCGATTGGCTTAAGGGGCATGGAGTCGACCCTATGGAGCGATTTGTTGTTCCCTCTGACGGCCTCGATGACGAGGACATGATTCGACTGCACCTGGAGTTTCAGGACAAAATAGACCACTTCTTTGGCTGGGGCACGCTTTTCGGAAACGATTTTCGTGATTGCGCACCGCCGTCACTCATCGGGTTCAGACCGTTCTCGGTGGTCTGCAAGGTGACCAGAGTTGCTGGTAGGCATGCAGTCAAACTCTCCGACAATAGGGGCAAGGAGACAGGCCCCAAGATAGAGGTCGACCGTTACAAAGGGACTTTCGGTATCCAGGACGTAAATACACAACCGATTGTGTGA
- a CDS encoding M48 family metallopeptidase, which yields MTKRKVALLGRRKIAYTVRRNARARQIGITIYPNGSVVLTVPQSDTLRSAEAFLRAKADWVLGLIRQSKTERAKRLPPPNKRYYLLNHDRARDLITSRLEHFNEHYGFRYRDVRIKNLLSQWGSCSDKKNLNFNYRIMFLSPRLRDYVIVHELCHSAQMNHSASFWRLVEEMFPNYKALEERLGRYTLARF from the coding sequence ATGACGAAGCGCAAAGTGGCTCTCCTCGGGAGACGTAAAATAGCCTATACAGTGAGGCGAAATGCCCGGGCAAGGCAGATCGGTATTACGATCTACCCCAACGGGAGCGTCGTACTCACAGTCCCACAGAGTGACACACTACGAAGCGCTGAAGCCTTTCTCCGAGCAAAGGCCGATTGGGTATTAGGACTCATACGGCAATCGAAGACGGAGCGTGCGAAACGGCTTCCGCCTCCAAACAAACGATACTATCTCCTCAATCATGATCGGGCGCGCGACCTCATTACCTCTCGCCTTGAGCATTTCAATGAACATTATGGTTTTCGATATCGTGATGTACGTATTAAAAATCTTCTTTCGCAGTGGGGGAGCTGTTCGGATAAGAAGAACCTGAACTTCAACTACCGCATTATGTTTCTTTCGCCGCGCCTCCGAGATTATGTGATTGTGCACGAGCTGTGTCACTCCGCCCAAATGAATCACTCTGCATCTTTCTGGCGGCTTGTTGAAGAGATGTTTCCTAACTATAAAGCACTGGAAGAAAGACTTGGGCGCTACACGCTCG
- a CDS encoding peptidylprolyl isomerase: MLNTTTLSIAGFVAVVFVAAGFLFFSQEKTPGNEATPVTIAPMTTNVIMKTNKGEIELELLSDLAPKTVENFLTLAKSGFYNGVKFHRVIQGFMIQGGDPLSKDDAQKGGWGTGGPGYAFEDEIHAENKNLTGTIAMANAGPNTNGSQFFINTADNVFLNDKHTVFGKVVRGLDVVRLIEDTPTDGNDRPVSSVVIEGIIVK; the protein is encoded by the coding sequence ATGCTTAATACAACAACCTTGAGCATCGCGGGTTTTGTCGCCGTTGTCTTTGTTGCCGCAGGGTTTCTCTTCTTTTCTCAAGAAAAGACCCCCGGAAACGAAGCGACACCCGTCACTATTGCTCCTATGACTACAAACGTTATCATGAAGACAAATAAAGGCGAGATTGAACTCGAGCTTTTGAGCGATCTTGCTCCCAAGACCGTCGAGAACTTTCTTACGCTTGCGAAAAGCGGCTTTTACAATGGAGTGAAATTCCACCGCGTCATACAGGGCTTCATGATCCAAGGGGGAGACCCTCTTTCCAAGGATGATGCACAAAAAGGTGGGTGGGGAACTGGTGGCCCGGGCTATGCGTTTGAGGACGAGATCCATGCCGAGAACAAGAATCTCACGGGTACAATCGCTATGGCCAATGCTGGTCCAAATACGAACGGTAGCCAATTTTTCATCAACACGGCTGACAATGTCTTTCTTAACGACAAGCACACTGTTTTTGGTAAAGTAGTTAGGGGTCTTGATGTGGTGCGCCTCATCGAAGATACCCCGACTGATGGAAACGATCGACCAGTTTCGAGCGTCGTAATTGAAGGCATCATCGTGAAATAA
- a CDS encoding NUDIX hydrolase, giving the protein MGNKTYKKYDFAVIATDVALFTVRDNLLQVLLIKMKKEPYTGKWAMPGGLVKPDESVDSAAERVLQEKGGIQNVYLEQLHTFGRVDRDPFGRVVSVAYTALVPSAKLSLKTTEEYSNIAWFPVKSAPVLAYDHKEVLATAVERLRAKLGYTTIAQNLLPKEFTLSELQNIYEVVLGKKLDKRNFRKKILAVGLVKSTGKERRGGANRPAELYTFQAKQLKTVEIL; this is encoded by the coding sequence ATGGGAAATAAAACGTACAAAAAATATGATTTTGCTGTGATCGCGACTGATGTGGCGCTTTTCACCGTACGTGACAATCTTCTTCAGGTGCTTCTTATTAAGATGAAAAAAGAGCCATACACAGGCAAATGGGCAATGCCCGGCGGCTTGGTGAAGCCGGACGAATCAGTAGACAGCGCTGCTGAACGTGTTTTGCAAGAAAAAGGCGGCATACAGAACGTCTACCTGGAGCAACTGCACACCTTTGGTCGTGTTGATCGTGACCCCTTTGGCCGCGTGGTGTCTGTGGCATACACCGCTCTTGTGCCAAGCGCGAAGCTTTCGCTAAAAACGACGGAAGAATATTCAAACATCGCGTGGTTTCCCGTGAAGAGCGCCCCAGTGCTTGCATATGACCACAAAGAAGTACTTGCGACTGCAGTCGAACGGCTTCGAGCGAAGCTCGGGTATACAACTATTGCACAAAACCTTTTGCCGAAGGAGTTTACGTTAAGCGAACTCCAAAACATATACGAAGTGGTTTTAGGAAAGAAACTCGATAAGCGTAACTTTAGGAAGAAGATACTTGCCGTTGGACTCGTGAAGAGCACAGGAAAAGAGAGGAGGGGAGGGGCAAACCGCCCTGCGGAGCTCTATACGTTTCAAGCGAAGCAGTTGAAAACGGTTGAGATTCTCTAG